A single window of Nicotiana tomentosiformis chromosome 1, ASM39032v3, whole genome shotgun sequence DNA harbors:
- the LOC104112985 gene encoding type III polyketide synthase B, giving the protein MGRLEKMEGRKKTNTGNATILALGKAFPHQLVMQEFLVDGYFKNTNCDDPELKQRLTRLCKTTTVKTRYVVMSEEILKKYPELAVEGLPTVKQRLDICNAAVTEMAIEASQSCINKWGRPISDITHVVYVSSSEARLPGGDLYLAKGLGLSPETKRVMLYFAGCSGGVAGIRVAKDIAENNPGSRVLLATSETTIIGFKPPSVDRPYDLVGVALFGDGAGAMIIGSNPIQDIERPLFELHTAIQHFLPDTEKIIDGRLTEEGISFKLERELPQIIEENIEDFCDKLISITGYNDREYNKLFWAVHPGGPAILNRLEKKLELSPEKLSASRRALADYGNASSNTIVYVLEYMLEEKKDKKKENQEDSNWGLILAFGPGITFEGILTKNLTV; this is encoded by the exons ATGGGGAGATTGGAGAAGATGGAAGGAAGGAAGAAGACCAACACCGGAAACGCTACCATCCTAGCTCTGGGCAAAGCCTTCCCTCATCAGCTTGTCATGCAAGAGTTTTTGGTTGATGGCTATTTCAAAAACACCAACTGCGACGATCCAGAACTCAAGCAGAGGCTCACCCGGCTAT GCAAGACAACAACAGTAAAAACAAGGTACGTGGTAATGTCAGAGGAGATCCTAAAGAAGTACCCTGAGTTAGCAGTCGAAGGCCTTCCAACAGTAAAACAAAGACTAGACATATGCAATGCAGCAGTTACAGAAATGGCAATTGAAGCCTCACAATCTTGTATTAACAAATGGGGCAGACCAATTTCAGACATTACTCACGTAGTATATGTTTCCTCAAGTGAAGCTAGATTGCCAGGAGGTGATCTTTATTTAGCAAAAGGACTTGGTTTAAGCCCAGAAACTAAACGAGTTATGTTATATTTTGCTGGCTGTTCTGGTGGAGTCGCGGGCATTCGTGTTGCTAAGGACATTGCTGAGAATAATCCAGGAAGCAGAGTCCTGTTAGCTACTTCTGAGACTACAATAATTGGGTTCAAACCACCAAGTGTTGACAGGCCATATGATTTAGTTGGAGTGGCTCTGTTTGGTGATGGTGCTGGAGCTATGATAATTGGCTCGAACCCGATTCAAGATATTGAAAGGCCTCTGTTTGAATTGCATACTGCTATTCAGCATTTCTTGCCTGACACAGAAAAGATCATTGATGGCAG GCTTACTGAAGAGGGAATTAGTTTCAAGCTCGAAAGAGAACTACCACAGataattgaagaaaatattgAAGATTTTTGTGACAAGTTAATTAGTATTACAGGATACAATGATAGAGAATACAACAAGCTATTTTGGGCAGTTCATCCCGGTGGTCCTGCTATTTTAAACAGGCTAGAAAAAAAGCTGGAATTGTCTCCTGAGAAATTGAGTGCTAGCAGAAGAGCATTGGCTGATTATGGAAATGCAAGTAGTAATACTATTGTTTATGTGTTAGAGTACATGTTAGAGGAGAAGAAagataagaagaaagaaaatcaagaagatTCTAACTGGGGATTGATACTTGCATTTGGTCCTGGAATCACATTTGAGGGTATTCTCACAAAGAATCTCACCGTCTGA
- the LOC104112986 gene encoding snakin-2, with protein MAISKTLFVSLVLSLLLLDQVQSIQTDQVTSNAISEAAYSYPKIDCGGACKARCRLSSRPRLCKRACGTCCARCNCVPPGTSGNTETCPCYANMTTHGNRRKCP; from the exons ATGGCCATTTCTAAAACTCTCTTTGTTTCATTAGTTCTCTCCTTGCTCCTCCTCGATCAAGTTCAATCCATTCAAACTGATCAAGTG ACCAGCAATGCTATTTCTGAAGCCGCTTATTCCTACCCGAAAATCG aTTGTGGGGGAGCATGTAAAGCAAGGTGCCGTTTATCATCAAGGCCAAGATTGTGTAAGAGAGCATGTGGAACTTGTTGTGCTAGATGTAACTGTGTTCCTCCTGGCACTTCTGGCAACACTGAAACTTGCCCTTGCTATGCAAATATGACTACTCACGGCAACAGACGCAAATGCCCTTAA